In Chrysemys picta bellii isolate R12L10 chromosome 3, ASM1138683v2, whole genome shotgun sequence, a single genomic region encodes these proteins:
- the LOC101940567 gene encoding uncharacterized protein LOC101940567 encodes MRGKTINGIGPMRRGIGRMHPYPDPRGQRGGRGGPPLLSLPPLRGMMRDPFSLPPPRHGLPPPPPGPMGFRGRPPHSRARGMLQMPRGRFPPPRSFPNGPDVPFPPPPGRGQRWPGPPGGRHY; translated from the exons ACGTGGGATAGGAAGAATGCATCCATATCCTGACCCCCGAGGCCAaagaggaggcagaggggggcCACCTCTTTTATCACTCCCACCCCTGAGAGGAATGATGAGAGATCCTTTCTCACTTCCACCACCAAG ACATGGacttcctccaccaccaccaggaCCAATGGGCTTCAGAGGCAGgccaccccactccagagccagagggatgCTGCAGATGCCAAGAGGTCGATTCCCTCCACCAAGAAG CTTTCCCAATGGACCCGATGTACCATTCCCTCCGCCACCTGGACGGGGCCAGAGATGGCCTGGACCACCAGGTGGCAGACACTATTAA